A window of Kribbella voronezhensis genomic DNA:
GACCGCGCGCAAGACCGCGGCGAGCAAGCACCTGATGCGCTCGGCGTACTGGACCACGTGATGGCCCCGATGTACATCCGCGTCTTGTTCGGCTTGGGCCCGCTCACCCCGGAGTACGTCGACGGGCTGGTCGACCGCCTGCTGTGACCTCAGCCTGCGCCGCCGCGAGCAGACGCTATTGCGTCGTGGTGCTGCGGGACTGCTTCACGTTGGTTCAGTGCTCCGCACAGCGCGAGGGGCGACGCTCTGCGCCCTGTGAGCAGGCAAGATGGGGAGCATGTCCTTGGCTACGCCCACGCTGCACACCGCTCGCCTGAGATTGCGACCCGTGACCAGCGCGGACGCGGACGCGCTCTTCGCATTGCACAGCAGCGCTTACGTACTGCGGTACTGGGACTCGCCACCTTGGAGCGATCGTGCGCGTGCCGGACGCTTCATCGCGGCGTCCGAGCAGATGGCCGAGGAAGGCACCGGCGTACGGCTGGCAATGGACCGCGCATCCGACGGGACGTTCATCGGCTGGTGCAGTCTGACTCGGTGGAACCCCGAGTATCGCAGCGCGTCAATTGGCTACTGCCTCGGCGATGCGGCCTGGGGACACGGCTACGCGACAGAGGGCGCGCGCGCCTTGCTGCAGTGGGCTTTCGACACATTGGACCTGAATCGAGTTCAGGCCGAGGCCGATACGCGCAACGCGGCATCCGCCCGTGTTCTGGAGAAGCTCGGCTTCGTGCGCGAAGGCACGTTGCGGGAAGACTGCATCGTGAACGGCGAAGTGTCGGACTCATGGGTGTACGGCCTGCTCCGGCGCGAGTGGCACCCGGTCTTGTCGAGGGCAACGAGTTCTGTCTGAACTGAGTGCTAGGCGATGTCGCGGCGCAGGGTTGTGCGGGTGGCCAGCGCCGCGAAGATCAAGGACCAGGTCAGGAGTGCCAGTCCGCCCGAGGTCTGGCCGAGCATTGCGGCGTCGGCTGACGACGTGAGTCGGCCCAGCGCATTGCCGGCCTGGTAGGGCAGGTACTGCGCTAGCTCGGAGGTGGCCTGGACACCGCTCAGGATCGGGCCGATGACGAAGATGTAGACCACGAATCCGACGATGGCGGCGATCTGGTTGCGGATCAGGCAACCGACGGCGACCCCGAGTACGGCGTACAGGGCTACCTCGATGGCGACGCCGCCGAGGGTCCTGGCGAGGTCGGTGCCGGAGAGGACGAGGTCGACGTGCTTGGCGGCGAGCCAGGGGAGGGCGACTACGAGGACCACGCCGGTGCAGACCGCGGCGTACCCGACTCCCACCACGGCGTACGTGAGGAGTTTGGCGACGACGACTCGGCCGCGGCGGGGCGTCGCGAGGTACGTCGGTGTGGCGGTCTGGTGCACGAATTCGCCGGTGACCGCGATGATGCCGAGGATCCCGACCACCACCAGCGTCGCGGTGGCTTGGGCGAACACGGTCCGTTGCCCGGCGGCGGTTTCGAGGCCGACCGGACCCGGTTCGGCGAAACCGATCGCGGCGCTCGTGGTGGCGCCGACCATCGCCAGGCCGAGGATCAGCATCCACAACCAGAGCCTCGTGGTGGTGAGCTTGCGGAACTCACCTCGCAGGAGCGCGGTCATGGTTGTTGCGACACCGCGGTGGTCAGCGAGAAGAAGATCTGCTCGAGCCCGTCCTGGCGGGTCTCCAGGGCGTGCAACTCCACCCGGTGCTCGAAGGCGAGTCGCCCGACCTCCCGCGCGCTCAGACCGCTGGTCTCCAAGGTGTCCGCTGCCGAGTCCCTGCTCACGACTGCTCCGGACGACTTCAGTACTTCGGCGAAGCGCTCTGCATCAGGAGTGACGACGAGGACCCGGCCACCGGTGGCGAGCTCGTCCAGCCGGCCCGCCCGGACCAGGTGGCCGTTGTCGATGATCACCACCCGATCGGCGATCTGCTGGACCTCCGACAGGGCGTGGCTGGAGACCAGCATCGTGCGTCCCTCGTCGGCGAGCTGCTTGAGGAATCCCCGCAGCCAGGCGATACCAGCGGGATCCAGCCCGTTGGCCGGCTCGTCCAGCACCAGCACGCCCGGGTCGCCGAGGAGAGCGGTCGCCAGACCCAGCCGCTGCCGCATGCCGAGCGAGTAACCGCGTACTGGTCTGCGGGCGGCGTCGGTCAGACCCACCAACGCCAGTACGTCGTCAGCGCGGCTGTCGGCGAAGCCGTTCACGGCGCAGTACACGCGCAGGTGGTCGCGTCCGCTGCGGCCGGGGTGGAAGCTGCTTGCCTCGAGCGCGGCACCGACGACTGTCGCAGGGCGGGGGAGCTCGGCGTACGGCGTACCGCCGATGGTCGCCGTACCGTCGGTCGGCTCGATCAACCCGAGGAGCATCCGCAGCGTGGTGGTCTTGCCCGCACCGTTCGGGCCCAGGAACGCGGTGATCTCACCCGGCTCGACGGTGAACGACAGCGCGTCGACCGCACGGACGTCGCCGAAAGACTTGGAGAGTCCATCGACCTCGACGCGTTGCCCGGTCGCCACGGGCCCAGGCTAACTTCGCCGGATGTTCGAGAGCCAGAGCCGATGTCGCGGCCGGCAGCGACGCCTGCCTGGCATCGGGCAGGCGGTAGTGCTCTCTCATGCACCCTGGCTATCTGGTCTAGGGGGAGGTTGACTGGCTGCGCTGGGTCGGGTGTGTGAGGCGAGGGGAGAGCGGGATGGTGCGCGTGGTTGTCGAGACTGATGAGGCGCCGAAGTCGGCGGCGTACAGTCAGGCGGTGAAGGCTGCGGGGCTGGTGTTCGTGTCGGGGCAGGCGGGGTACGACCCTGCGACCGGGTTGCTGGCGGGGGACACGATTCAGGAACAGACGCGGCAGTGTCTGCGCAACGTCGCCGCGATCTTGGAGGCGGCAGGGAGTTCGCTGGACAAGGTGGTCAGTGCGACGTTCATCCTGCGGGACCCGGCGGACTTCGCGGGGATGAACGAGGAGTGGATGGTGTGGTTCCCGACCGTTCAGCCTGCTCGGCAAGGGGCTTCGCTGCCGGTGGACGTGGAGGGACTGCGCGTTTCGATCGCGGCCATCGCCGAGGCGTAGGACGAGGGCGTTGACCTGAAAGTCGGCTAAGAAGCCGGCCGGCAGGACATTTCCGGACGCGCAGGTTCGTTGGAACCGGTAAGACGGTCACTGCGGAGGAACCATGAGTCTTGTCGGAACCCTGGTCGGGTACGCGTTGTCGCTGTTCATCCTGCTGCTGCTTGCCCGCATGGTGCTCGACTGGGGACGGGTGCTGACCCAAGGGCCGCCCTGGGTCGGTCGCGCGCGGGCGGCGGTCTACGCGGGGACGGAACCGGTGCTCGCACCCGTACGGCGAAGGCTGCGGCCGGTGAACGCGGGCGGGCTTTCGTTCGACATCGCTTTCACCGTCGTGTTCGTCGCCGTACTGGTACTGCGCTCGATCGCCTTCAGTTTGTAAGGGATTCCAGCCCGTCCCACGACCAACGGGGAATGCTGAGGCCGTCGGGTACGTTGTCCGCCGAACCCGTGTACTGCGCCATGCTCGTCGTCGTGGCCCAGGCGAAATAGTCGTGCAGCACCTGCCGCAGTGGGTCTTTCAGACCGACGTCGTCGAGAGCTTGGTCGAAGCAGGCGATCGCCCGGCGGTCCATCTCGTGGTGCGGGCCGTTGCCGCTGTGAGTCCGTACGACGGACGACTCGTCGCCGTACGACTCGGAATACGTGGTCGGTCCGCCCAGGGCCTCAGCCCAGTACGCCGCCAACCGGCCGGTGTGCTCGGGATGGAAGCCGTGGCTGAACGCGTGACTGACCACCTCGTCGGCCATCACCCGCGCATGCCAAGCCTCGGCCAGCCGAACCATGCCCGCCCACCCACCCGCAGCCTCGTACACAGTCTCCATCGCTCCAGCATGCCCATCGCGACCCGGCGGCGCGAGAGGCTCGTCGAGAAACCGCCGGATATGCCCGGCCCAGAGCTCAGGCTTCTCGAAATGACACATATGCCCGGCCTCGGGGATGATCGCCA
This region includes:
- a CDS encoding GNAT family N-acetyltransferase, producing MSLATPTLHTARLRLRPVTSADADALFALHSSAYVLRYWDSPPWSDRARAGRFIAASEQMAEEGTGVRLAMDRASDGTFIGWCSLTRWNPEYRSASIGYCLGDAAWGHGYATEGARALLQWAFDTLDLNRVQAEADTRNAASARVLEKLGFVREGTLREDCIVNGEVSDSWVYGLLRREWHPVLSRATSSV
- a CDS encoding ABC transporter permease — translated: MTALLRGEFRKLTTTRLWLWMLILGLAMVGATTSAAIGFAEPGPVGLETAAGQRTVFAQATATLVVVGILGIIAVTGEFVHQTATPTYLATPRRGRVVVAKLLTYAVVGVGYAAVCTGVVLVVALPWLAAKHVDLVLSGTDLARTLGGVAIEVALYAVLGVAVGCLIRNQIAAIVGFVVYIFVIGPILSGVQATSELAQYLPYQAGNALGRLTSSADAAMLGQTSGGLALLTWSLIFAALATRTTLRRDIA
- a CDS encoding ABC transporter ATP-binding protein, with the protein product MATGQRVEVDGLSKSFGDVRAVDALSFTVEPGEITAFLGPNGAGKTTTLRMLLGLIEPTDGTATIGGTPYAELPRPATVVGAALEASSFHPGRSGRDHLRVYCAVNGFADSRADDVLALVGLTDAARRPVRGYSLGMRQRLGLATALLGDPGVLVLDEPANGLDPAGIAWLRGFLKQLADEGRTMLVSSHALSEVQQIADRVVIIDNGHLVRAGRLDELATGGRVLVVTPDAERFAEVLKSSGAVVSRDSAADTLETSGLSAREVGRLAFEHRVELHALETRQDGLEQIFFSLTTAVSQQP
- a CDS encoding RidA family protein codes for the protein MVRVVVETDEAPKSAAYSQAVKAAGLVFVSGQAGYDPATGLLAGDTIQEQTRQCLRNVAAILEAAGSSLDKVVSATFILRDPADFAGMNEEWMVWFPTVQPARQGASLPVDVEGLRVSIAAIAEA
- a CDS encoding YggT family protein, whose protein sequence is MSLVGTLVGYALSLFILLLLARMVLDWGRVLTQGPPWVGRARAAVYAGTEPVLAPVRRRLRPVNAGGLSFDIAFTVVFVAVLVLRSIAFSL